A window of Castanea sativa cultivar Marrone di Chiusa Pesio chromosome 1, ASM4071231v1 contains these coding sequences:
- the LOC142622145 gene encoding pentatricopeptide repeat-containing protein At4g32430, mitochondrial produces the protein MITRQLNFKVLHAKPRSISLKNSHSLKHGHHMFDQIPHPNAASTNRSMLNCLRKTLPFQALDIFKKHLQLGFVDNVDHVTVALALKACQGDPKPGCQIHGFSVSSGLVSYITVSNSLMNMYCKSGQFAKALCIFENLIDPDIVSWNTVLSGLQKSEDALSFALRMNLNGVVFDPVSYTTILAFCSDDGGFLFGLQLHSLAMKFGFDCEVFVGNALISMYSRCRQLVEAQRVFDEMPNRDLVSWNAILSGYTQEGDHGLEAIFTFIEMVREGMKLDHVSFTSAVSACGQERNLELGGQMHGLIIKTGYGRHVSVCNVLMSLYSKCEVVEDAKLVFQIMNDRNVVSWTTIISVNEEDAVSLFNEMRLDGVYPNDVTFIGLIHAISIQTLVKEGQMIHGFCTKTSFLSEPNVCNSLITMYAKFEAMQDSLKIFEELNYREIISWNALISGYAQNGLSQEALCTFLSAITESKPNEYTFGSALSAIGAAEDISLKQGQRCHSYLIKLRLDTDPIVSGALLDMYAKRGNICESQKVFCEMPERTQFAWTAIISAYARHGDYESVIKFFREMEREGVRPDSITFLSILTVCGRKGMVDVGRQLFDSMVKEYQIEPSPEHYSCMVDMLGRAGQLEEAEDLVSQIPGQPGLSVLQSLLGACKIHGNVEMGERIADALMEMEPTESGSYVLMSNLYAEKGHWEKVAKIRKGMRERGVKKEIGFSWVDTSVARGSLCLYKFSSGDMSHPQTEEIFRMADCIGLEMKFLREKEKERERAFAR, from the coding sequence ATGATTACCCGCCAACTTAATTTCAAAGTCCTTCACGCCAAGCCACGGTCAATTAGCCTCAAAAACTCTCACTCACTCAAACATGGACACCACATGTTCGATCAAATTCCTCACCCAAACGCTGCCTCCACTAACCGTTCCATGCTCAATTGTTTGcgcaaaacccttccatttcaAGCTCTTGACATCTTCAAGAAGCATCTTCAATTGGGTTTTGTCGACAATGTTGATCACGTCACTGTGGCGCTCGCGCTCAAGGCTTGTCAGGGAGACCCAAAACCCGGGTGCCAAATTCACGGTTTTTCTGTTTCTTCTGGGCTTGTTTCGTACATTACGGTTTCGAATTCCTTGATGAATATGTATTGTAAATCTGGACAGTTTGCAAAGGCTTTATGTATCTTCGAGAATCTGATTGATCCCGATATTGTTTCTTGGAATACTGTGCTTTCGGGGTTGCAAAAGAGTGAGGACGCATTGAGTTTTGCTCTTCGGATGAATTTGAATGGGGTTGTTTTCGATCCAGTGTCTTATACTACAATTCTTGCATTTTGTTCAGATGATGGGggttttctttttgggttgCAGTTGCATTCCCTTGCAATGAAATTTGGATTTGATTGTGAAGTTTTTGTTGGGAATGCACTTATATCAATGTATTCAAGATGCAGACAGTTAGTGGAAGCTCAAAgagtgtttgatgaaatgccaAATAGAGATTTGGTTTCGTGGAATGCAATACTATCAGGCTACACTCAGGAGGGAGATCACGGATTAGAAGcaatttttacattcattgAAATGGTGAGAGAAGGGATGAAGCTTGACCATGTCTCATTTACTAGTGCAGTTTCGGCTTGTGGTCAAGAAAGAAACTTAGAGCTAGGGGGACAGATGCATGGTTTAATTATTAAAACAGGGTATGGGAGACATGTTTCGGTTTGTAATGTTTTGATGTCTTTGTATTCAAAGTGCGAGGTCGTTGAAGATGCAAAATTAGTCTTTCAGATCATGAATGATCGAAATGTAGTCTCTTGGACTACAATAATTTCTGTAAATGAAGAAGATGCGGTGTCACTCTTTAATGAGATGAGATTGGATGGAGTATATCCAAATGATGTTACATTTATTGGATTGATCCATGCTATATCAATCCAGACATTGGTCAAAGAAGGCCAAATGATTCATGGTTTTTGCACAAAGACTAGCTTTTTGTCAGAACCGAATGTTTGCAATAGCCTAATTACCATGTATGCTAAGTTTGAGGCCATGCAAGACTCGCTAAAGATTTTTGAGGAGCTTAACTACAGAGAAATCATATCATGGAATGCTTTAATTTCTGGATATGCTCAGAATGGGTTGTCTCAAGAAGCTCTGTGCACATTCCTTTCAGCAATCACAGAGTCCAAGCCAAATGAATACACATTTGGTAGTGCCTTGAGTGCAATTGGTGCTGCTGAGGATATTTCTTTGAAACAAGGCCAGCGATGCCACTcttatttaataaaacttaGACTTGACACAGACCCAATTGTGTCAGGTGCTCTCCTTGACATGTATGCAAAGCGTGGGAACATTTGTGAGTCTCAAAAAGTCTTCTGTGAGATGCCTGAAAGAACTCAATTTGCTTGGACTGCAATAATCTCTGCCTATGCTAGACATGGAGACTACGAATCAGTGATAAAATTCTTCAGGGAGATGGAGAGGGAAGGGGTAAGACCTGATTCAATCACTTTCCTTTCTATACTAACCGTATGTGGGAGAAAGGGGATGGTAGATGTGGGCCGTCAGCTCTTTGACTCTATGGTTAAAGAATATCAAATTGAACCATCCCCAGAGCATTATTCTTGTATGGTGGATATGTTGGGTCGGGCAGGACAATTGGAGGAGGCGGAGGACTTGGTGAGTCAGATTCCAGGACAGCCAGGATTGTCAGTGCTGCAAAGCTTGCTTGGGGCTTGTAAAATACATGGTAATGTGGAGATGGGTGAGAGGATAGCTGATGCTTTGATGGAGATGGAGCCCACGGAATCAGGTTCATATGTGCTGATGTCAAACTTGTATGCTGAGAAGGGGCACTGGGAAAAGGTAGCCAAAATTAGAAAAGGAATGAGAGAAAGAGGGGTGAAGAAGGAAATAGGGTTTAGTTGGGTGGATACTAGTGTTGCTAGGGGTTCCTTGTGTTTGTATAAATTCTCGTCAGGTGACATGTCCCACCCACAAACTGAGGAGATATTTAGGATGGCAGATTGCATAGGAttagaaatgaaatttttgagagagaaagagaaagagagggagagagcattTGCAAGATAA
- the LOC142614096 gene encoding uncharacterized protein LOC142614096, translated as MTGEAVNPKAYPLADAQLTISIMDIVQQAANYKQLKKGANEATKTLNRGISEIVVMAADTEPLEILLHLPLLAEDKNVPYVFVPSKEALGRACGVTRPVIACSVTSNEGSQLKPQIEQLKDAIEKLLI; from the exons atg ACTGGAGAGGCAGTGAATCCAAAAGCCTACCCTTTGGCCGATGCGCAGCTCACAATCTCAATAATGGACATTGTTCAACAAGCCGCCAACTACAAACAACTCAAAAAGGGTGCTAATGAAg CTACGAAGACATTGAACAGGGGTATTTCTGAGATTGTAGTGATGGCTGCGGACACTGAGCCACTTGAGATCCTTCTTCATCTTCCACTGCTTGCTGAAGATAAG AATGTACCCTACGTATTTGTCCCTTCCAAGGAAGCACTTGGCCGAGCTTGTGGAGTCACCAGACCTGTCATTGCCTGTTCTGTGACATCAAATGAGGGAAGCCAATTGAAACCCCAAATAGAGCAACTCAAG GATGCCATTGAGAAGCTCTTGATCTGA
- the LOC142634645 gene encoding uncharacterized protein LOC142634645, protein MSRPEVDEILFAYIAVAIHAVSLVLVRDDSSVQRPVYYMSKSPHEVEVRYLSLKKAILAVVHAMRKLPHYFQSHTVVVLTQLPLKSVLVDLVEKFAKPSLEESAKGLHMDEKSVGMISCKELPIWKVYVDGAANQRGLGVRLVLVSSEGLTFEKSLRLGFLATNNEAEYEALLVGMDMVQKWEENQSKCSQILN, encoded by the exons atgtctcgccCAGAGGtagatgaaatcctgtttgcatatatAGCTGTGGCCATTCATGCCGTCAGTTTGGTTCTAGTACGGGACGATAGTAGTGTACAGAGACCAGTTTACTATATGAGTAAATCTCCACATGAAGTTGAAGTGCGTTATTTATCGTTAAAGAAAGCGATTCTGGCTGTAGTGCATGCTATGCgtaagcttcctcactatttccaatcCCACACAGTTGTTGTTTTGACTCAGCTCCCTCTCAAGTCG GTCCTTGTTGATTTGGTGGAAAAATTTGCTAAACCTTCATTAGAAGAGAGTGCAAAGGGGTTGcatatggatgaaaaatcagttggcatgatctcgtGCAAAGAGcttccgatttggaaagtgtatgttgatggagcGGCGAATCAAAGAGGATTAGGTGTGAGACTAGTTCTTGTGTCTTCGGAGGGGCTTACGTTCGAGAAATCGCTGAGATTGGGATTCTTGGCTACCAACAATGAGGCGGAATATGAGGCTTTACTAGTCGGGATGGATATGGTTCAGAAATGGGAGGAAAATCAGTCCAAAtgttctcaaattctcaatTAA